Below is a genomic region from Salvelinus fontinalis isolate EN_2023a chromosome 2, ASM2944872v1, whole genome shotgun sequence.
ATCTGCCTTTATGTGAAGCCTCAAGCCAGGGAACACATGGCTAATTGAAACCAGGCTATTTAAGTTTGGGGCCCTAATTCTTCAATGTGTGTCCAATGTACTCCAACCCGTCTGTCTCCCTTTTTCTGGCAGGCATGTGTCTGCGCAGCCATCCCCAGCCCGACTCTCCCTGCCTAGCTGCTTGTGTTCTGCAGTGTGGCCTGACCTCCACAGATCCTGTGATCTCTCATCATCGGAGGATGATGATTCAGTGTTTTGGGTCCTTCAGGTGCCCTAGGGGTGAGAGAGTCACACAGTCATGCGTTTTTTCTCTTTCCCTTTGTTCGTTCAGTATTCCCGACCTTGCCGGACCAACACTTGTCACGGACCGGCCAGCCAGGCAGCAATGGCGCCCCCCTGTGTCTCTAGGACATGTGTGACTATtcagggagggaaggatggaggggaggtCAGGGCAGTCACAAACCCTCCTCCCCATTAAAGGATTAGGAAATAATCTCTATGTATACATACAGCTCTGTCATCTAGCCATCTGCTGATAAAGGGAGACATATACTTAGCATTTAGCCACCAGTTTCTGCTCAGTCTATGGGTAATGTGGTTGGTAGCGCTAACAAACTATGAATAATGATATATTATTACATTTCTTATCACAGTAGACATTAACATGTTTTCTGCTGGTGTGGTGGAATGTATGTGAATGCTTGTGATGTAGAGGAGAGgtgagactgaaagagagaaggaggcagatGACAGAACCAGAGGTGTAGGAGAAGATAGACCGAGAGCGAGGAGATGAAAAGACCGGGGAAATCGAGCAGATGAAAAGGAGGATGAAAAGAGAcagatgagagaagagagggaagggaaggccTTGCTGGGGAGGGTGCCCTCAGCCAGGCCATAGCAGAGAGCGGTCTCTAGTGTCTCTCGTCTATATTTAGCAGCAGTCCACAGATTGCAGCGAGCGCTCAGGGGACGTGCATTCAGACCGGCAGGAACCGCTGCCATCCGTCCCACTGCCCAGGGCCATGCACGAGCACAACTCACGCCAGCCAGCacggggtagggagagagataggaccacTGCAGAGGGTTAaaagacacattcacacactgtACAGGACATACCAGCAGTGTGGGAGAGCGAAAATTATCATATACAATGTCACAACAGACGCCATCGAAGGAGGGTAGGGGACTTGGTTAATTAGCAACAAATTGAGACTCTTGTAAATGCTGTGTTTGACACTGACAACACTGATGACATCGGACCATAAACATGTACAAGATACAaaaagtgcagtcaaaaacgtgatttccctGTGTTTATCTATTTCCCACTACGactttggaataatactgtgaaattgtgaaaattatgatgcCCTTTTAGTGCACGAGCGGTTTGAAAAGAACAGCTGAattgtcagcctgttttggtgggatggaattTTGACCTGCCTTGTGACAttagtaaattagttaataggccACTAAGTAAGAGGGTTCCAaaactctctgccaataacagctagtttaaAATGTTcccctcccagacagtcctaacaAACCTCTTCCTTGAGAAATTACTCTTCGGTAAGAAGCTATTTGcttatttttaccattttaattgaagaCAATCACTTAATGATCACCCGGAAATGATTTGACATCTAGATAAAAATAGCTGCATTGGACTTCTAATAACCTGCTGGAACATTCCATATCTTAATGTACCGATGTCTCCGTGAATGAAAACCACACCCAGAGTTCTCACGAAGCTGCTCGGAGACCTTTTTTGTCCCTCCAGGTCCAGTCCCGTCCCCACCCTGCGTCTCCGTGTCCATTTTAGTAATTATGATGGGCATACAGCTGAGATGTCAGAGCTCTCTAGGTGTGACATACACAGAGTTAACCATACACCAAGTCAAGGGAATAATCCACTATTAGTCAAGTGTACTGAATCGAGCCCTGCTTCCTaacacatatacactgctcaaaaaaataaagggaacacttaaacaacacaatgtaactccaagtcaatcacacttctgtgaaatcaaactgtccacttaggaagcaacactgattgacaataaatttcacatgctgttgtgcaaatggaatagacaaaaggtggaaattataggcaattagcaagacaccccccaaaacaggcgtgattctgcaggtggtgaccacagaccacttctcagttcctatgcttcctggctgatgttttggtcacttttgaatgctggcggtgctctcactctagtggtagcatgaaacggagtctacaacccacacaagtggctcaggtagtgcagttcatccaggatggcacatcaatgcgaactgtggcaaaaaggtttgctgtgtctgtcagcgtagtgtccagagcatgcaggcgctaccaggagacaggccagtacatcatgagacgtggaggaggccgtaggagggcaacaacccagcagcaggaccgctacctccgccttagtgcaaggaggtgcactgccagagccctgcaaaatgacctccagcaggccacaaatgtgcatgtgtcagcacaaggggtctgaggatctcatctcggtatctaatggcagtcaggctacctctggcaagcacaCTCTGGCAAgcacacaaagaaatgccaccccacaccatgactgatccatcgccaaaccggtcatgctggaggatgttgcaggcagcagaacgttctccacggcgtctccagactctgtcacgtctgtcacatgtgctcatgtgctcagtgtgaacctgctttcatctgtgaagagcacagggcgccagtggcgaatttgccaatcttggtgttctctggcaaatgcgaaacgtcctgcacggtgttgggctgtaagcacaacccccacctgtggacgtcgggccctcatggagtctgtttctgaccgtttgagcagacacatgcacatttgtggcctgctggaggtcattttgcagggctctagcagtgcacctccttgcactaaggcggaagTACCGGTCCTGCTGGtgagttgttgccctcctacggcctcctccacgtctcctgatgtactggcctgtctcctggtagcgcctgcatgctcaggacactacgctgacagacacagcaaacctttttgccacagttcgcattgatgtgccatcctggatgaactgcactaccggagccacttgtgtgtgttgtagactccgtctcatgctaccactagagtgagagcaccgccagcattcaaaagtgaccaaaacatcagccaggaagcataggaactgagaagtggtctgtggtcaccacctgcagaatcactcctgttttggggggtgtcttgctaattgcctataatttccaccttttgtctattccatttgcacaacagcatgtgaaatttattgtcaatcagtgttgcttcctaagtggacagtttgatttcacagaagtgtgattgacttggagttacattgtgttgtttaagtgttccctttatttttttgagcagtgtatatagtggtTATATTTAAGCTATTACGCAAATATGTCATGAGTCTTTGCCAAATGTATCTTGGAGCCAATTCCTTGTGCACTCAGACTTTAGTTGGGTCAGTGGAAAAAGCTTTGGGAAACTTTGACTTACTTACTCTTACATTTATCATCAGGGCACCAAGAGAGGCTCAGTTAGAAATAAAACCATCAGTCTGTCCATTTCTTTTACCTCCTTTCTCCTACCTTTCCCGGTGGCTCTTTCTCAATTCATCTTTCcttgtctccttctcaaaacccattggaggtgGTCGTCCTAGGGGAGGGACCttggaccttctcctccaataaaAGGAGCCAAGGAGATTATTTTAGAATGTGAGGAATCACAGAAAGACTGAGGATTTGTGCTCCAGCACACTTGTGGTGCATGTGACCCTGGTCTCACCATCTATCTTCCGTGGCTGCCTATCCCCATCCAGAGGCCTGTCCATCAGTCACAGCTCACACAGCCCCCCAAAACAGACATGTCAATCACTCACACGGACGCCTGTGCTCCAACATGGCGCTCCGCACTGTACACGCCCACTTCTGCTGAACACCCCCTCATTTGCATACAGTGCAATAACACATCAAGGTCATGACGTATATACAGTAACTTCAGAAAAGGGCTCTCAATGTGAACCAAACTAAACGCCTGGAAGGAAGTGAAGAAAATAAAGTCACCACAGTTGGTTATGGATTCAAACAAAACTGACTTCACaagcatatttatttttttactcaaaACAGACGCAAGATATCCAATTTCATAAtttaaaaaagtaaaaataaatcaAGCCTGCTTTCAAGTCATCGTACATCTACAAAACATTTGGGAATTTATACATGTCAAAAAAATTAAACAAGACATTGATGAGGCGAAACACCTCAGCAGTATTATTCATTGCGCTGATGACGAGAGGTGTCAGAGATGTTGCTATCCCGCCAGCCCCTACAACTGTAGATGCAGTcctatcataataacagcccctCCTACAAGGAGAGCACGACGGGTGGCCAAAGTCTTAACAGGAGATTGCAGGGTCCGTTGGGTTCCATACAGTGTGGTGTGGGGATGTTGGTTGTGGTGCTGGTGGAGAAGGGTAGCACTCCGGTCATTGTCTCCCCCTCTTCTGACACCTCACATGGGGTAGTTGAGCACCACGTCCTGCTTGGCCAGCTCCAACAACATAGGGTCGTCGAAGAACTTGCTGATGCTCACATCCTCACTCAGACCCTGCATGGAAACCAGGGAGTCGGTCAGTCACATGGTTGTGATGTGCAGGGTCAATAGTACATACTTATTAAGGCACATCTTCCCCCACAgacatggtgggggggggggggggggtataggtACCTTGCGCCGGCGGGTCTTGATCATGAACTCTCTGGCCAGGTGAGGGGCAGGCTGGGGCTCCAGCGGCCTGATCACGATGCTCTTGTCCAGGGGGTCACCAGGGACAatctggggggagaggagagaagaaacagGGGTCAGACGAGGGTTGAAAAGAAAAAAGGGGAATGAGTGCAAAGGACAATATGGTCAGTTTGAGGAATTCCCCATCTAGTCTACGGCTTCACATGATCCACACGCTGACTAGATGCACAGGAGCTGAAACCTGAGCGGAGGCCTCCTATAATAGAGTCGCCACCACTAAAACGCGTGATTGGTTCTCTGCTAGTCAGCCGGCGTTCTCCACGTCACTGAGTCAGGGGGATGTCCGTCACACTCTTCACCGCCGCAACATTAGCACATCTAGTGCTGAGTCGAATGGCGTTTTAAAATGATTACTTAAACCTATCATCTTCACCGGCACCTCAGTCCCGTTTTCATGGGTAAATGTTACATGCCTGTTGGAGTGAGAGCAAAGGGGGGTGAATCTCTTGGCCCCAAATCAGGCAAGGGGCTGTTTCGCCAACTCTGCaatctctcactccctcctccgTGTGGGGCTGCGTTCCAATCCCAAATAtaaccatattccctatttagccctatgagccctggtcaataTTAGTGCACTAGCCTAAATAGGGAAATAGGGTGCCCATTTGGGACAAATCCTAGGACTGTGCTGTAACAAAACCCCAGGCCTGCGGGGGAAAAGATTGAACGGGAGGAAAAATCAATGGAGCGTCTGCAGCCCAATGAACAGATGGAGCAGGGCCGCTAAACGCCGTCACACCACACTGGGAGGGGCCGATGATCACGCTACGGAGAGGAACAGCCTGCGTTTCAGTTTACAGAAGACGAGAGACTAGAGGAGAGACTAGAAGCAGGCTGGGGCAAATGAGGGCGACGGGAGcaaatacatttttcctgacacagccaaagaggagaagagagagagacacacacacgacacGGGGGGGAAAACAGAGACAACTGTAGCGTACACAATAGCTGCTGACTCAACACCCTTCTAGTCAGCATCCAAACCAATTTACTCAGAGTGGCAGGCATGAGCACGAGGTTCGTGACTGGCATCATTCTGTccgagtgtgtgtgcatgtgtatgttaACACAGCTGGTGGGCATAAAGAAAGAGGGcacacgtctgtgtgtgtgtgtgtgtgtgtccggccGTTGGATCCTACCTGCCAGTGGTGGAAGACGGACAGGGAGAAGgcctgtccctgtgtgtgtgttctcaggtcAGTCTCGAAGCCAAACGAGTCGATGGCTGGGATGAAGGCCTTGATGGTGTAGAGGGGAGACCCGGGGATGGGGGCGTCCTGGGTCACATGACCTCTGTAACAACACAAAAACACAGCAGATAGAATTGTAACAACGGAAATAACAAAACCACCACATTTGAGCAATCAGCACAATATTTCCACGTTCAACTTTCCAGGTGAAGGTTTAAAAAGGTCAGCCTAGAAGTTATGGGTGGGGTAATTGAGATGGTACGGAGGAGACATCGTTATTTAGTGGTTTGCGGACCTCACCTCCGTCTGGCCAGTACTGTGTACACAGCAGACACACAGTCAGCTGGGGCCTGGACCTCGACAAAGTAATAGGGCTCCATCAACCTGGGGGTGGCCTGGGAGGGACAGTAATTGGGACAGCCATTAGGAGAACCAGAGGAGGGCAGGAGGGAGAGCCAGAGAAGATAGAGGGCAGGGGAGGAAAGAACAGTGGAGAaagtcagagaggagagaagcccgAGAGGCGGGCAATGATGGAGGAATGCAAAGGAGACACCCTTGAAAGAGGGAAGCTATCACACGTCAATACAAACAAGAGCAAGTCGGAAGAAACCAGCACTTTAATCAAGGCAATGTAACTCAGGAGAAAAACTGGAGAAAAAGGATAGGAAgcaagagagggagcgagagttaatgaaagaaaggagagggaggaaagtagcgagagagagagagagagagagagagagagagagagagggagcgagagttaATGAAAGAaggaagaaaggagagggagggaagtagcGAGAGAGTGGGACGATCTCACCATGAGGAAGGCAGAGTACACCACTCTCCTGGCGGTGGGGAtgacctgtcctcctcctctgtgtagAGGCTCCTGCGCTATGACCGCATCCAGGATCTTAAACTTCACGTTTCTGATAGCTAGGGAGGGGACGTACAGCGGTTAGGTGattgcgtgagtgagtgagtgataaaGAGTGGCAAGACACTTACGTTCGTCACACAGAGGCCCCTCCCTGGTGCCCCACTGGAAGCCCTGGATGATGCTGTCCTTAACCGAGCCCAGCAGAGCCTTGTCCACCTGCACACAACGACACCACCGTCAACTACCTGGAGACATACGTCTCGTGCAAAGCTACGCACGTCTGAATAAAAGTGGACACGAAATTGCCTTCATCACACCCACCAGTGTCATAATCAAAGATCAATATGGAGAGATTGATTGTTCATAATATTCCCTTGTCTTCCAGGTGGCATAACACCAAACCCACGACCGATGTTGTTGCGCCCGATGACCGGCTACTCAATGGGTCAATGCCCCCATGATCACACCGGTGTCGACAGAGGGCCAACTCACTGACACATCCATCGATGCATTTTCACACATCTGCTAGACAGCAGTCATCCTAAATCACTCCGACACGCACTCACAATTCACACACAGTCTGTTTACAGTTAGGCCtagagacagacaggctgacCCCAAAGTAGCCCAGCATGACCCCAGAGCCCTAGCCTGCCCAActcacctcagcccagcctgacCCCAAGACcaccagccctccacaccacccctAGCCCATCCCCAGAGCCCTAATCTCACCTCAGAAGGCAGGGTGTCATCTACCAGGATGTTAGGCCCGGTGGTGTCGGGCCCAAAGGCCCAGATAGACCTGGCAGCCAGGAGATCCCAGTCATACTTGGTCTGGAAAAACTCTCCCAGCTTCTTCCTGGAACCAGGGATTAAACAGGATGGATTAGTGAGTGGTGTCCGTGAGGGTGACAGGaagaggaacagagggaacagagttGGTTTCATGGGATGTCAAGTTAAAGTGTGTCACTGCCTTGGCACCGTGGCTCACGTTGACAATGCCAGGCCCAGATTGGTTCACAGATGAGCAGCACACAGCGGGCCGGACACTGTACACttccaatcacacacacacacactgggctacagcTGCGGATAGGATAGGCCTCAAGGTATGGTCAAGACAGGTGTTCTGTGATGGCAGGTGTCTGTTTGGGTTGAGACACTGACATGTGGACAGGTAGAAGGATACAGCAGGTGAACTATCTGTATGAATAGGTGGTGTGCAGGTGTGTCCCGTACCTGTTCCATGTGATCTGCACCACCTCGTTCTCTATGTCCTCAGCCAGGCCCTTCTCCAGAGGCTCGGCAATCATGGTGATCTTATTCCTGTCAATCAAAACACACAACCGTCAATCacacaggggcggcaggtagcctagtggttagagcgttgggccagtaatcgaaaggttgctagatcaaatccccgtaaaaaatctgtcgttctgcccctgaacaaggcagttaacccactgttcctagaccgtcattgtaaataagaatttgttcttaactgacttgcctagttaaataaaagttaaataaaataaaaataaaacacagacAAACAGCCACAGCTCTCAATCTCTCATCCAGCTGGTCTAGACACAGCACACTAAACCTCACACCTCAACATGGAACAGAATGCATCCcatatgacaccctattccctatattgcgcactacttctgaccagagccctatgggagctggtcaaaagtagtgcaccatagaAGGAAATTTGGGACGCACCCAGTCTACACTAGTCGTTTAGTGTACTGTAGGCTAGGTCACTGGTGACCCATGGGAGATGATGGGGGATGCTTACTTCTTGTTCGGCGTCTCGGCAAAGCACTTGAGAGACGACGTCTCCACTACCGTCTCACAGAAGGTCACCACGGGGTCAGCCACcttggagaaagagggagacattCAGTACTGGAAAACCAATCAAGGAATAACACCAGACATGAAGGGTATTTTGCTTAAGACTCCGATACAGGAAGATTAGTTTGTTGTTCCAATTGGGTGAAGGAACATGTGAGGGAGCGAGAACTGACCTTGATGTCGATCTCAGAGTACATCTTCCGCAGGTCGTGCATGACACAGTCCAGGTAGAGTTCCCCAGTACCCAGGATCACATGTTCCCCTGACTCCTCCACCTTGGTGGTGAGGGAGGGGTAGCTCTTATTGACCTTCCGCAGTCCGTCCAACATCTTGGGCAGCTCTGACGGGTTGACTGGCTCCACAGCGATCTTGATGACAGACGCCGTGTTGAACTTGAGCGGCCGGAAGATCTGGGCCTCCTCGTTCCCTCGGGGCTCGGTGATGGTGGCGGTCTTGACGATGGGCTGGTCACAGCCCTCAATGAGAACCCAGTTGCCGGCAGGCACACGGTTCACTTCTATCTGGTACCTGTGGTTTAGAACGTGAAGGGGTTTGAGCTACAACTGCTGGGGTAACTGACAGACAACTTCTCATACTGAACACTAGGATAGGCAAAAAAACATTGTGAATAATACACACATGTacatgtgaaataggacaaatataagtgtaacagtatagcttccttccctctcctcgcccctacctgggcttgaaccaggtaccctctgcacacatcgtcaacagccaccctcgaagcatcgttacccatcgctctacaaaagccgcggcccttgcagagcaaggggaacaactacttcaaggtctcggagcgagtgacgtcaccgattgaaacgctagtgcgcaccccgctaactagctagccatttcacctcGGTTacataagcacccaccaaatcaTGATGACGATTATTATATTGAGGACCAGAGACTAGGGAGAAAACACAGAGGGGTTAGACTAATGAATACATAACCGTCAACTTGTTATCATGAACACACTCATTCTTCGCccaaaatggccccctattccctatatagcgcattacttttgaccagggcccataaagcTCTCGTCCTAATTCGAGCACCATGTACGGAagagtgtgccatttgggacgcaggtcaAGTGATGTGTCCGCGAGGTGGCATATTAACAATGAATGTCATTACCTGGCGACGTTGATCCAGAGACGTCCCACCGTGCAGACCTGCGAGTCCTCCTCGTCCTCCAGAGTGTAGTTCTCTCCCAGCACCTTGACTGGCTGGCCCGCCTGGATGGTACCGCTCAGCACCCGGCCGAACGCATGGAACTGCACCCCGTCCTCAGTACTGTACATCTTAGTGGTGTGGCACATCAGAGGACCCTGGatgggaggaggggaaagagaacaAGCAATAAAGAAGGGATacggggagagaggaaagagggtaaAAGGAAATAGGAAAGGTTAATAACTAAGTTTATTTAACAGAATTCAAAAAAGCAACTATTTGTTACATCTCAAGCCTCTCCCTTCATTATTGGTTAGAGGATCTCTGAAGGGCATTTGGAATGTTTGTGATCGATTTTTTTTAACAACTCACTTCACTCCCAGTCAATTCCAAATCACCCGCTTGCTTAATTGCGATTCCAATTGCAATGAGGCTATTGATTAACACTGAAAACAGATTCCCCCTACTAGAAACCAACTACCATCCGTCACTCTTTCGCCTCTTCTCACCCCCAGCCCCAGGGCCTGTGTTTCCCCACTCCGTCACACTCACATCAGGGTCGCATTCTGCCATGGCCTCCCCCAGGTCTGAGTCCAGTCCTCCAGTGTAGCTGTGCTCTATCTTGTTCTTGGCGCCCCCCTGTGGTGAGGGGATATGCTGCACGCACATGTCCACAAAGCCTGCAGGAGGGAGGTCATGCTTGGCATCACAATAATATGCTTGTCACACTCACCAGAAACACAACATTGTGTGCAATTATACCACTGATTATCCAAGACTGTAGGCGGATACACTGGCCAGAGCACACGGAGGGTGAGCGGTAACCACGTACAGTGAGTCATCGTACGCAAACGTACACTAAGAGCCTATAATGAGAATGCGGACAATAGAATTAGGCCTTGCTAAAGACAGAAGATAAACATGGCTCAACTGTAAACGACCTCTGTGAATAAGATGAAACACGAGATATAGTTTTTGAGCGGTATATGAGGAGGCAGTAGAGGTCAGAGAGGAAACGGGGGTGGCGGAT
It encodes:
- the LOC129829246 gene encoding 116 kDa U5 small nuclear ribonucleoprotein component-like, with amino-acid sequence METDLYDEFGNYIGPELDSDEDDDLEADDRDADEADEDEDDEPADADEDVPGMEVVLHEDKKYYPTAEEVYGPEVETLVQEEDAQPLTEPIIKPVRNKQFTLMEQELPSTVYDMEFLADLMDSPELIRNVTLCGHLHHGKTCFVDCLIEQTHPEIRKRDDMDLRYTDILFTEQERGVGIKSTPVTMVLPDSRGKSFLFNIMDTPGHVNFSDEVTAGIRLSDGIVLFIDAAEGVMLNTERLIKHAVQERLAITICINKVDRLIVELKLPPTDAYYKLRHIVDEVNAMLSTYSTDENLVVSPLLGNVCFASSQYCVCFTLGSFAKIYSDTYGNINYTEFAKRLWGDIYFNPKTRRFTKKAPTSNTQRSFVEFVLEPLYKILSQVVGDCDTSLPRVLDELGIHLVKEELKLNIRPLLRLVCKRFFGEFTGFVDMCVQHIPSPQGGAKNKIEHSYTGGLDSDLGEAMAECDPDGPLMCHTTKMYSTEDGVQFHAFGRVLSGTIQAGQPVKVLGENYTLEDEEDSQVCTVGRLWINVARYQIEVNRVPAGNWVLIEGCDQPIVKTATITEPRGNEEAQIFRPLKFNTASVIKIAVEPVNPSELPKMLDGLRKVNKSYPSLTTKVEESGEHVILGTGELYLDCVMHDLRKMYSEIDIKVADPVVTFCETVVETSSLKCFAETPNKKNKITMIAEPLEKGLAEDIENEVVQITWNRKKLGEFFQTKYDWDLLAARSIWAFGPDTTGPNILVDDTLPSEVDKALLGSVKDSIIQGFQWGTREGPLCDEPIRNVKFKILDAVIAQEPLHRGGGQVIPTARRVVYSAFLMATPRLMEPYYFVEVQAPADCVSAVYTVLARRRGHVTQDAPIPGSPLYTIKAFIPAIDSFGFETDLRTHTQGQAFSLSVFHHWQIVPGDPLDKSIVIRPLEPQPAPHLAREFMIKTRRRKGLSEDVSISKFFDDPMLLELAKQDVVLNYPM